A single window of Dermochelys coriacea isolate rDerCor1 chromosome 14, rDerCor1.pri.v4, whole genome shotgun sequence DNA harbors:
- the LOC119842650 gene encoding mucin-2 isoform X2 gives MTDNSTPNSSPSYTPTTTNNSTPTSTPTSTPNMTNNSTPTSTLSSTPTSIPSSTPATTNNSTPTSTPSSTPTTTDNSTPNSSPSSTSTTTDNSTPTSSPIITPTTTNNSTPASTTSSPHTVTDNSTPTSTPSSTPIMTDNSTPTSSPSTTPTTTNNSTSASTTSFPHTVTDNSTPTPTPSSTPTTTDNATRTSTPSSTPSTTDNSTPTSTPSSIPTTIYNSTPTSTPSSSPTMTDNSTPTSNPSSTPTMTDNSTPTSTLSSTPTSTPSSTPTMTENSTPTSTTSSPHTITDNSTPTSNPSSTSTSTPSSTPPMSDNSTPNSTPSSTPTSTTSSSPTMTNNSTPSSNPSSSPTTTENSTSTSTLSSTPTSTTSSSPTMTDNSTPSSNPSSTPTTTKNSTPTSTLSSTPTSTTSSPHSITDNSTPTSTPNSTPTMTKISTPSSTFSSTPTMIDNSPPTSTPSFTPTTTDNSTPISTISSLHTVTDNSTPTSTTSFPHTVTDNSTPTSTTSSPHTITDISTSTSTPSSTPTMTDNSTPASTTRSPHTVTDNSTPTSTPSSTSTTTDNSTPTSTPISTPTRTDNSISTSATTPSSTSAVTPNSTAIMNPISPDTSILSSTPTMIVNSTPTSSLSSTSTMTENSTPTSTPSSIPTTTDNSTPTSSTPSSTGTSLPNSAATSTPSSGATSTSSSTLTGTPSSTGTSPPSSAATTTPSSTGTSTPNSAATSTPSSASTTTPSSAATSTSSSTLPGIPSSTGTSPPSSAATLTPSSAATSTPNSAATSTHSSTGTSTPNSAATSTPSSTPTMNPNFAATSTPSSTPTMTPNSAATLTPSSTGTSTPNSAATLTPSSTGTSSPYSAATSTLSSAATSTSSSTLPGIPSSTGTSPPSSAATLTPSFAATSTPYSAATSTHSSTGTLTPNSAATSSPSSTPTMNPNSAATSTPSSTGTSPPNSAATLTPSSASRATSSATISPQSTSKNIGHPTSSGSPAVSPTPAVISSASSPSSSASGIPASSAPTRGSIPTSGDTTSSDLPGTGSATSPRLPESTTPSGSGATTSLLGPVPVTSQTTASPDSSAFPYWAIILICLAALSLLSFCSLLAFFLKSRLAGATSYSVHMAHQFLQNQS, from the exons atgaccgacaactccactcccaaCTCAAGCCCCAGCTACACTCCCACCACGACTAACAACTCCACTCCCACTTCAACGCCCACGTCCACTCCCAATATGAccaacaactccactcccacctcaaccctcagctccactcccacctcaatcCCCAGTTCCACTCCTGCCACAAccaacaactccactcccacctcaacccccagctccactcccaccacgaccgacaactccactcccaactcaagccccagctccacttCCACCACAactgacaactccactcccacctcaagcCCCATCATCACGCCCACCACGACCAACAATTCCACTCCAGCCTCAAccaccagctccccccacactGTAACCGACAATTCCACTCCCACATCAACCCCCAGTTCCACTCCCATCATGACCGAcaattccactcccacctcaagcCCCAGCACCACTCCCACCACGACCAACAATTCCACTTCAGCCTCAACCACCAGCTTCCCCCACACTGTAaccgacaactccactcccactccAACCCCCAGTTCCACTCCTACCACGACTGACAATGCCACtcgcacctcaacccccagctccactccctccACAACCGAcaattccactcccacctcaactcCCAGTTCCATTCCCACCACGATctacaactccactcccacctcaacccccagctccagtCCCACCATGaccgacaactccactcccacctcaaacCCCAGTTCCACTCCCACTATGaccgacaactccactcccacctcaaccctcagctccactcccacctcaacccccagctccaccccaaccATGACCGAAAACTCCACTCCCACTTCAAccaccagctccccccacaccataactgacaactccactcccacctcaaacCCCAGCTCCACTTCtacctcaacccccagctccacacCCCCCATGTCTGACAACTCCACTCCCaactcaacccccagctccactcccacctcaaccacCAGCTCCAGTCCCACCATGACCAACAACTCCACTCCCAGCTCAAACCCCAGCTCCAGTCCCACCACGACCGAAAACTCCACTTCCACCTCAAccctcagctccactcccacctcaaccacCAGCTCCAGTCCCACCATGaccgacaactccactcccagCTCAAACCCCAGTTCCACTCCCACCACGACCAaaaactccactcccacctcaaccctcagctccactcccacctcaaccaccagctccccccacagcataACTGACAACTCCACTCCTACCTCAAcccccaactccactcccaccatgACCAAAATCTCCACTCCCTCCTCAACCTTCAGCTCCACTCCCACCATGATCGACAATTCccctcccacctcaacccccagttTCACTCCCACCACGACCGACAATTCCACTCCCATTTCAACCATCAGCTCCCTCCACACTGTAactgacaactccactcccacctcaactaccagcttcccccacactgtaaccgacaactccactcccacgtCAACCACCAGCTCCCCTCACACTATAACCGACATCTCCACctccacctcaacccccagctccactcccaccatGACCGACAATTCCACTCCTGCCTCAACCACCAGGTCCCCCCACACTGTAaccgacaactccactcccacctcaacccccagctccacttcCACCACGaccgacaactccactcccacctcaacccccatATCCACTCCTACCAGAACCGACAACTCCATCTCAACCAGTGCCACAACCCCCAGTTCCACGTCCGCCGTGACCCCTAATTCCACTGCAATCATGAACCCCATCTCACCTGACACTTCAATcctcagctccactcccaccaTGATCgtcaactccactcccacctcaagcCTCAGCTCCACTTCCACCATGACCGAGAACTCCACTCCCACTTCAACCCCCAGTTCCATCCCCACCACGaccgacaactccactcccacgtCCTCCACCCCTAGCTCCACAGGCACCTCACTCCCCAATTCTGCTGCCACCTCGACCCCCAGCTCTGGTGCCACCTCGACCTCCAGCTCCACTCTCACTGGGACCCCCAGCTCCACAGGCACCTCACCCCCCAGTTCTGCTGCCACCACGACCCCCAGCTCCACAGGCACCTCGACCCCCAATTCTGCTGCCACTtcgacccccagctctgcttccaccacgacccccagctctgctgccacCTCGACCTCCAGCTCCACTCTCCCTGGGATCCCCAGCTCCACAGGCACCTCACCCCCTAGTTCTGCTGCCACcttgacccccagctctgctgccacCTCGACCCCCAATTCTGCTGCCACCTCGACCCACAGCTCCACAGGCACCTCGACCCCCAATTCTGCtgccacctcaacccccagctccactcccaccatGAACCCGAATTTTGCTGCCACCTcgacccccagctccactcccaccatGACCCCGAATTCTGCTGCCACTTTGACCCCCAGCTCCACAGGCACCTCAACCCCCAATTCTGCAGCCACTTTGACCCCCAGCTCCACAGGCACCTCGTCCCCCTATTCTGCTGCCACCTCGACCCTCAGTTCTGCTGCCACCTCGACCTCCAGCTCCACTCTCCCTGGGATCCCCAGCTCCACAGGCACCTCACCGCCCAGTTCTGCTGCCACCTTGACCCCCAGCTTTGCTGCCACCTCGACCCCCTATTCTGCTGCCACCTCAACCCACAGCTCCACAGGCACCTTGACCCCCAATTCTGCTGCCACTTcgagccccagctccactcccaccatGAACCCGAATTCTGCTGCCACCTCGACCCCCAGCTCCACAGGCACCTCACCCCCCAATTCTGCTGCCACcttgacccccagctctgcttccagaGCTACTAGCTCTGCTACAATCTCTCCACAATCTACATCCAAGAATATTGGGCATCCTACTTCTTCTGGGTCTCCTGCAGTCTCACCCACCCCAGCTGTCATCAGCTCTGCAAGTTCACCTAGCTCCAGCGCTTCTGGCATCCCAGCCTCATCTGCTCCCACCCGGG GTTCCATCCCAACTAGCGGAGATACGACTTCTTCTGACCTTCCTGGGACTGGATCAGCCACCTCTCCCCGTCTACCTGAATCCACGACACCTTCAGGGTCTGGCGCTACCACTTCATTGCTTGGGCCCGTTCCTGTCACCTCACAGACCACGG CCTCTCCGGATAGCAGCGCCTTCCCCTACTGGGCCATCATCCTCATCTGCCTGGCCGCACTGAGCTTGCTGAGCTTCTGCTCTCTG CTGGCGTTTTTCCTAAAGTCGAGGCTGGCTGGTGCCACCTCCTACTCTGTCCATATGGCTCATCAGTTCCTCCAGAACCAGAGCTGA
- the LOC119842650 gene encoding mucin-2 isoform X1, whose amino-acid sequence MTDNSTPNSSPSYTPTTTNNSTPTSTPTSTPNMTNNSTPTSTLSSTPTSIPSSTPATTNNSTPTSTPSSTPTTTDNSTPNSSPSSTSTTTDNSTPTSSPIITPTTTNNSTPASTTSSPHTVTDNSTPTSTPSSTPIMTDNSTPTSSPSTTPTTTNNSTSASTTSFPHTVTDNSTPTPTPSSTPTTTDNATRTSTPSSTPSTTDNSTPTSTPSSIPTTIYNSTPTSTPSSSPTMTDNSTPTSNPSSTPTMTDNSTPTSTLSSTPTSTPSSTPTMTENSTPTSTTSSPHTITDNSTPTSNPSSTSTSTPSSTPPMSDNSTPNSTPSSTPTSTTSSSPTMTNNSTPSSNPSSSPTTTENSTSTSTLSSTPTSTTSSSPTMTDNSTPSSNPSSTPTTTKNSTPTSTLSSTPTSTTSSPHSITDNSTPTSTPNSTPTMTKISTPSSTFSSTPTMIDNSPPTSTPSFTPTTTDNSTPISTISSLHTVTDNSTPTSTTSFPHTVTDNSTPTSTTSSPHTITDISTSTSTPSSTPTMTDNSTPASTTRSPHTVTDNSTPTSTPSSTSTTTDNSTPTSTPISTPTRTDNSISTSATTPSSTSAVTPNSTAIMNPISPDTSILSSTPTMIVNSTPTSSLSSTSTMTENSTPTSTPSSIPTTTDNSTPTSSTPSSTGTSLPNSAATSTPSSGATSTSSSTLTGTPSSTGTSPPSSAATTTPSSTGTSTPNSAATSTPSSASTTTPSSAATSTSSSTLPGIPSSTGTSPPSSAATLTPSSAATSTPNSAATSTHSSTGTSTPNSAATSTPSSTPTMNPNFAATSTPSSTPTMTPNSAATLTPSSTGTSTPNSAATLTPSSTGTSSPYSAATSTLSSAATSTSSSTLPGIPSSTGTSPPSSAATLTPSFAATSTPYSAATSTHSSTGTLTPNSAATSSPSSTPTMNPNSAATSTPSSTGTSPPNSAATLTPSSASRATSSATISPQSTSKNIGHPTSSGSPAVSPTPAVISSASSPSSSASGIPASSAPTRGSIPTSGDTTSSDLPGTGSATSPRLPESTTPSGSGATTSLLGPVPVTSQTTASPDSSAFPYWAIILICLAALSLLSFCSLVRIPARRCRSAGRGVDGWRAAAWQPSPLHLELKGIWLW is encoded by the exons atgaccgacaactccactcccaaCTCAAGCCCCAGCTACACTCCCACCACGACTAACAACTCCACTCCCACTTCAACGCCCACGTCCACTCCCAATATGAccaacaactccactcccacctcaaccctcagctccactcccacctcaatcCCCAGTTCCACTCCTGCCACAAccaacaactccactcccacctcaacccccagctccactcccaccacgaccgacaactccactcccaactcaagccccagctccacttCCACCACAactgacaactccactcccacctcaagcCCCATCATCACGCCCACCACGACCAACAATTCCACTCCAGCCTCAAccaccagctccccccacactGTAACCGACAATTCCACTCCCACATCAACCCCCAGTTCCACTCCCATCATGACCGAcaattccactcccacctcaagcCCCAGCACCACTCCCACCACGACCAACAATTCCACTTCAGCCTCAACCACCAGCTTCCCCCACACTGTAaccgacaactccactcccactccAACCCCCAGTTCCACTCCTACCACGACTGACAATGCCACtcgcacctcaacccccagctccactccctccACAACCGAcaattccactcccacctcaactcCCAGTTCCATTCCCACCACGATctacaactccactcccacctcaacccccagctccagtCCCACCATGaccgacaactccactcccacctcaaacCCCAGTTCCACTCCCACTATGaccgacaactccactcccacctcaaccctcagctccactcccacctcaacccccagctccaccccaaccATGACCGAAAACTCCACTCCCACTTCAAccaccagctccccccacaccataactgacaactccactcccacctcaaacCCCAGCTCCACTTCtacctcaacccccagctccacacCCCCCATGTCTGACAACTCCACTCCCaactcaacccccagctccactcccacctcaaccacCAGCTCCAGTCCCACCATGACCAACAACTCCACTCCCAGCTCAAACCCCAGCTCCAGTCCCACCACGACCGAAAACTCCACTTCCACCTCAAccctcagctccactcccacctcaaccacCAGCTCCAGTCCCACCATGaccgacaactccactcccagCTCAAACCCCAGTTCCACTCCCACCACGACCAaaaactccactcccacctcaaccctcagctccactcccacctcaaccaccagctccccccacagcataACTGACAACTCCACTCCTACCTCAAcccccaactccactcccaccatgACCAAAATCTCCACTCCCTCCTCAACCTTCAGCTCCACTCCCACCATGATCGACAATTCccctcccacctcaacccccagttTCACTCCCACCACGACCGACAATTCCACTCCCATTTCAACCATCAGCTCCCTCCACACTGTAactgacaactccactcccacctcaactaccagcttcccccacactgtaaccgacaactccactcccacgtCAACCACCAGCTCCCCTCACACTATAACCGACATCTCCACctccacctcaacccccagctccactcccaccatGACCGACAATTCCACTCCTGCCTCAACCACCAGGTCCCCCCACACTGTAaccgacaactccactcccacctcaacccccagctccacttcCACCACGaccgacaactccactcccacctcaacccccatATCCACTCCTACCAGAACCGACAACTCCATCTCAACCAGTGCCACAACCCCCAGTTCCACGTCCGCCGTGACCCCTAATTCCACTGCAATCATGAACCCCATCTCACCTGACACTTCAATcctcagctccactcccaccaTGATCgtcaactccactcccacctcaagcCTCAGCTCCACTTCCACCATGACCGAGAACTCCACTCCCACTTCAACCCCCAGTTCCATCCCCACCACGaccgacaactccactcccacgtCCTCCACCCCTAGCTCCACAGGCACCTCACTCCCCAATTCTGCTGCCACCTCGACCCCCAGCTCTGGTGCCACCTCGACCTCCAGCTCCACTCTCACTGGGACCCCCAGCTCCACAGGCACCTCACCCCCCAGTTCTGCTGCCACCACGACCCCCAGCTCCACAGGCACCTCGACCCCCAATTCTGCTGCCACTtcgacccccagctctgcttccaccacgacccccagctctgctgccacCTCGACCTCCAGCTCCACTCTCCCTGGGATCCCCAGCTCCACAGGCACCTCACCCCCTAGTTCTGCTGCCACcttgacccccagctctgctgccacCTCGACCCCCAATTCTGCTGCCACCTCGACCCACAGCTCCACAGGCACCTCGACCCCCAATTCTGCtgccacctcaacccccagctccactcccaccatGAACCCGAATTTTGCTGCCACCTcgacccccagctccactcccaccatGACCCCGAATTCTGCTGCCACTTTGACCCCCAGCTCCACAGGCACCTCAACCCCCAATTCTGCAGCCACTTTGACCCCCAGCTCCACAGGCACCTCGTCCCCCTATTCTGCTGCCACCTCGACCCTCAGTTCTGCTGCCACCTCGACCTCCAGCTCCACTCTCCCTGGGATCCCCAGCTCCACAGGCACCTCACCGCCCAGTTCTGCTGCCACCTTGACCCCCAGCTTTGCTGCCACCTCGACCCCCTATTCTGCTGCCACCTCAACCCACAGCTCCACAGGCACCTTGACCCCCAATTCTGCTGCCACTTcgagccccagctccactcccaccatGAACCCGAATTCTGCTGCCACCTCGACCCCCAGCTCCACAGGCACCTCACCCCCCAATTCTGCTGCCACcttgacccccagctctgcttccagaGCTACTAGCTCTGCTACAATCTCTCCACAATCTACATCCAAGAATATTGGGCATCCTACTTCTTCTGGGTCTCCTGCAGTCTCACCCACCCCAGCTGTCATCAGCTCTGCAAGTTCACCTAGCTCCAGCGCTTCTGGCATCCCAGCCTCATCTGCTCCCACCCGGG GTTCCATCCCAACTAGCGGAGATACGACTTCTTCTGACCTTCCTGGGACTGGATCAGCCACCTCTCCCCGTCTACCTGAATCCACGACACCTTCAGGGTCTGGCGCTACCACTTCATTGCTTGGGCCCGTTCCTGTCACCTCACAGACCACGG CCTCTCCGGATAGCAGCGCCTTCCCCTACTGGGCCATCATCCTCATCTGCCTGGCCGCACTGAGCTTGCTGAGCTTCTGCTCTCTGGTAAGGATCCCGGCGAGACGGTGCCGGTCTGCAGGGCGGGGTGTAGATGGGTGGCGGGCCGCAGCGTGGCAGCCCAGTCCTCTCCACCTTGAGCTAAAAGGCATCTGGCTGTggtag